The genomic DNA CGAGCGGCATATGTTTTCGTAAGCGTAAGAAGAGCACTTTTGGAAGATGCATACGGCAAGAGCATGGCAGGGAATTTGATATGACCGACGATCGCACTATTATTGACGATGGAAGCACCCCGGCTCAGCCGTTTGACAGCATGTTGAATGATCTGTTCCGGTGCATGATAATTGACTTGAAAGACTTCGGCTTGTTGTTCAGTCACACGCTCTGGTGCAACCGGCTTTCCAAAGGTTCCGGCATTGTTAAAGATGCCATCAAGTGTTGGGAATCGTTCTTTTGTGTCTTCGAAAAACCGATCAATATCTGAAGGCGCAGACAAGTCGACCGCAAAGAAGTGGATTCGTCCTTCACCGCGACTTTCCAAGTCTTTACCACGCTCCTCATTTCGTCCAAGCGCGAGGACGGTATGTCCTTCTTTTGCTAAT from Exiguobacterium sibiricum 7-3 includes the following:
- a CDS encoding SDR family NAD(P)-dependent oxidoreductase codes for the protein MKTYLVTGATSGIGEATALQLAKEGHTVLALGRNEERGKDLESRGEGRIHFFAVDLSAPSDIDRFFEDTKERFPTLDGIFNNAGTFGKPVAPERVTEQQAEVFQVNYHAPEQIIQHAVKRLSRGASIVNNSAIVGHIKFPAMLLPYASSKSALLTLTKTYAARFHGKYRFNAICPGPVDTKLSHSLYGGKDKFDLAMKHHLRGEAAQPSEIAEVVCFLLSDKASYINGQTLVVDGGYTLT